A DNA window from Leptolyngbya subtilissima AS-A7 contains the following coding sequences:
- the trpD gene encoding anthranilate phosphoribosyltransferase — MTQAMTAATVQDWSAFLQRLILGESLSQEQAETLMRGWLSEEIPEVVSGGLLAVLQAKGVSADELAGMARVLQGQSLGGEGKIHHLTPCIDTCGTGGDGAHTFNISTCVAFVAAAAGIRVAKHGNRSASSKVGSADVLEALGVNLGADPERVKAALDEVGVTFLFARGWHPAMKAVAPLRSALKVRTVFNLLGPLVNPLQPTGQVIGVYDVAVVPAMAEALNQLGIPQAIVLHGRERLDEAGLGDKTDISVVENGQVTSAAIDPQALGLAAAPLSALRGGEVEENTAILTAVLQGKGTQAQQDVVALNAALALKVGEKVKGESLEDSLAEGISLAQDILASGAAWDKLQALVTFLA, encoded by the coding sequence GTGACCCAAGCCATGACCGCTGCCACCGTTCAAGATTGGTCAGCTTTCTTGCAGCGCCTCATTCTAGGAGAATCGCTCAGCCAGGAGCAGGCCGAAACCCTGATGCGCGGCTGGCTCAGCGAAGAGATTCCCGAGGTGGTGTCGGGCGGGCTATTGGCGGTACTCCAGGCCAAAGGCGTCTCCGCCGATGAGCTGGCGGGCATGGCGCGGGTGCTTCAGGGGCAGTCCCTCGGCGGCGAAGGCAAAATTCACCATCTCACCCCCTGCATCGACACCTGCGGTACCGGAGGCGACGGGGCCCACACCTTTAATATTTCTACCTGCGTAGCGTTCGTTGCGGCGGCGGCGGGCATTCGGGTAGCGAAGCACGGCAACCGCTCCGCCTCCAGCAAGGTGGGGTCTGCCGATGTGCTCGAAGCCCTCGGCGTTAACCTAGGAGCCGATCCCGAGCGAGTTAAAGCGGCATTGGATGAGGTGGGCGTCACCTTTCTGTTCGCCCGAGGCTGGCACCCAGCAATGAAAGCGGTGGCTCCTCTGCGCAGCGCCCTCAAGGTACGCACGGTGTTTAACCTGCTGGGGCCATTGGTAAATCCGTTGCAGCCCACTGGTCAGGTAATTGGCGTTTATGACGTGGCCGTAGTGCCTGCCATGGCCGAGGCGCTCAACCAGCTGGGCATTCCCCAAGCGATCGTGCTCCACGGCCGCGAGCGGTTGGATGAAGCCGGTTTGGGCGACAAAACCGATATTTCGGTAGTGGAGAACGGCCAGGTCACGAGCGCTGCGATCGATCCCCAGGCTCTGGGCTTAGCGGCTGCGCCCCTCAGCGCTCTGCGCGGCGGTGAGGTTGAAGAGAATACCGCCATTCTGACCGCCGTGCTTCAAGGCAAAGGCACCCAAGCCCAGCAGGATGTGGTGGCCCTAAACGCGGCCCTGGCGCTGAAAGTGGGCGAAAAGGTAAAAGGTGAATCTTTGGAAGATTCCCTTGCCGAGGGCATCAGCCTGGCCCAAGACATTCTCGCCAGCGGAGCTGCCTGGGATAAGCTGCAAGCCCTAGTGACGTTCTTGGCTTGA